The following proteins are encoded in a genomic region of Maniola jurtina chromosome 17, ilManJurt1.1, whole genome shotgun sequence:
- the LOC123873812 gene encoding uncharacterized protein LOC123873812 — protein MGSDLEKILHELRIKIRSDMNITLTNQEERITSKINENIDQKFIFIQKEIETIKQTNENHEKRIALMEKQIRARNVIFFGIEEGENSYEALEGKVLTTINNMGLKYDKNDLEMVRRMGKPTEGKTRPINITFTTYGKKIAILKNKSKLKNTNIYIKEDFPPHVLEVRKSLQEQVQKERSEGKMAYLKYDKIIIKEGGSSSKKIEDFRKNQKSKKRELESSPPQPDGNPSTSSESITKHRIAKKNKITLGGQSCLTNFVQRREDISQTPSIASDDLNE, from the coding sequence ATGGGTTCAGACTTAGAAAAAATTCTGCACGAACTAAGAATTAAAATTAGAAGCGATATGAATATCACCCTTACCAACCAAGAGGAACGAATCACTTCGAAAATAAATGAGAATATAGaccaaaaatttatatttattcagaAAGAAATTGAAACAATTAAACAGACAAATGAAAATCATGAGAAGAGGATTGCACTAATGGAAAAACAGATAAGAGCAAGAAATGTGATATTTTTTGGGATAGAAGAGGGGGAAAACTCATATGAAGCCTTGGAAGGAAAAGTTTTAACTACTATCAACAATATGGGATTAAAGTATGATAAGAATGACCTAGAAATGGTCAGACGAATGGGAAAACCAACGGAAGGTAAAACAAGACCGATTAATATCACGTTTACAACATATGGAAAGAAAATAGctattcttaaaaataaaagcaagcTTAAAAATACCAACATCTACATAAAAGAGGATTTTCCGCCCCATGTTTTAGAAGTAAGAAAATCTTTGCAAGAGCAGGTGCAGAAGGAGAGGAGCGAAGGGAAGATGGCATATCTAAAatacgataaaataataataaaagaggGCGGCAGCAGCAGCAAAAAAATAGAGGACTTTAGGAAAAATCAAAAGTCTAAAAAGAGAGAGCTTGAAAGTTCGCCACCCCAGCCAGACGGAAATCCATCTACAAGCTCTGAATCAATAACTAAGCACAGGATagccaaaaaaaataaaataacattaggAGGACAGAGCTGTTTAACGAACTTCGTTCAAAGAAGAGAGGATATCTCTCAAACACCCTCGATTGCTTCAGATGACCTGAATGAATAG
- the LOC123874008 gene encoding uncharacterized protein LOC123874008 has translation MQQLVEKVQEYKQPLYIAFIDFTKAFDSIEHCYLWQALERDGCSTSISLENDILETVDSFTYLGKTISFKSSTQGDELNKRISNAWKRWTRESTVWCPRYIARRRGRPRTRWRAELEEFDGLGVLWTRLVADRDYWKKRGEAFARIWDDL, from the exons ATGCAACAGCTGGTAGAAAAGGTCCAGGAGTATAAACAACCGCTCTACATCGCCTTCATTGACTTTACCAAAGCCTTCGACTCAATAGAGCACTGTTACCTATGGCAAGCCTTAGAGAGAGATG GTTGCTCGACCTCTATAAGTCTGGAGAATGATATCCTAGAAACAGTAGATAGTTTTACGTATTTAGGAAAAACGATATCGTTCAAGAGCTCTACCCAAGGCGACGaactaaataaaagaatttcgAATGCGTGGAAAAG GTGGACGCGGGAGAGCACAGTCTGGTGTCCACGCTACATAGCGCGGCGCCGTGGCAGGCCCCGCACGCGGTGGCGCGCAGAGCTGGAGGAGTTCGACGGCCTTGGAGTGCTCTGGACGCGCCTGGTAGCTGACAGAGATTACTGGAAGAAAAGGGGGGAGGCCTTTGCCCGCATTTGGGATGACctctga